The Arcanobacterium wilhelmae region CGCGGGTTCGCGAGCGCGAGGACTCCGGCGACGCGCTCGTCCGCGTCCGCCCGAGAATCTGAGCCGTACCCGTTGCCGTGTGACGAACCGGAGACCTGGGCGGGGTGGTACGCCAAATTTTGGCGTAGTGCACCCGCCACAACCCCACCACGTTCGACCATGCGCAGTAGCCGTTCAACTTCGCGCTCAAATTCGCCTGCATTCACACCTGCGACGCGGGCGCCCTTGCCCGCGCGTCCGAGCGCGGCAAGGGCTGCGGGGAGATCGGCGCCCTCCGGGCGCACCCCGAGGCTGAGGGCGGCGGCGGTCCGCGCCGCCGCCCTCCCGCCGAACATCGAGGCACCATCGATGAGTGCGCGAGCAATCGCAGGCGAGGCCGGCACCTGCGCAAACGCGCGGCCACGTTCAGTTGCGTGCCCCTCCTCGTCCACGGCTCCGAGCGCCCGAAGCGTGGCGAGCGCCGCCGCAAGATTCGCCTCCGGAGGCTGATCCATCAGCGCCAGTCCCTCAAACCCTGGCGCGCCCCAGCATGCGGCCATCAACGCTGCACCCGAAACATCGGCGATCGCGATCTCCGGTTGGGCGAAACTTTCGGCGGTGGCGAACGGCAGACACCGATATGCCACGCCCGGCCCGAGCCGCCCGGCACGGCCCGCACGCTGAATCATCGCGGCACGATCCGCATGGACGGTCACGAGCCCACCGATCCCGCTCGCCGCATCGAACCTCGGCTCGCGTGAGAGCCCACTATCGACCACCACACGCACGCCCGGAACAGTGAGCGCAGACTCCGCGATCGACGTCGCCACGATCACGCATGCCTCGCCACCGGCCAGTACCCGATCCTGTTCGCGTGCATCGAGCCCACCGTGTAGCTCGTACACGGGTAGCTCGCCGCTGGGCCCAACCGCAGGTACCGACCGCAGCATCCCCGCGATCTCGGCCACCTCGCGCACCCCTGGCGCAAACACCAGGATCGACACTCCTTCGGCGTCGTCATTCGCAAACTCAGCTGCCGCTTCACGAACGACCCCGGCAACGTGTGCCAAAAATTCGCGTTCCACCACGATCGCGCCGCTGCGCGTGGCGCCGAGCGCCCGCGGCCCCACGCGTTCTTCCATGCGCACCTCGTGCACAGCGCCGGGAACTTCCACGAGTTCACCGCCCACAAGCTCGGCAACGCGCTGCGCGTTCAGGGTGGCGGACATGATCACCACGCGCAGATCCTCGCGGAAAACCTCCTGCGAATCCAGCACAAAAGCGCACGCGAGATCAGTATCGAGATCACGTTCGTGGAATTCGTCGATCACCACTGCCCCCACGCCCTCGAGGGAAGGATCGTCCATGAGGAGGCGCAACATGACGCCCGGGGTCACGAATTCAACACGGCTTCCCGCCCGCGTCTCCCCGCGCACGCGAAAGCCGACGCTCTCACCCACGTGTTCCCCCGCGAGCGCAGCCACACGCCGTGCGCTGGCACGCGCCACGATCCGGCGCGGGGAAACAACAAGCACCCGCCCGGCAACCATCGCGCTCAGCAGCGGCGGCACCAGCGTGGTTTTACCGGATCCGGGCGGCGCACTCACCACGAAGTTGCGCACGGTGGCACGCATCCGCGCCAGCCCCTCCACAACGGGCAGCGACGGCGGGTTGGCAATGAGTTTTTCGAGCGAGTTCACGCCGGCTGAATAATCGCCTCGGCCGCGGCGAGCACCGAGTGCGTGACCGCTGAAAGCTCGCATCCTTCATCGAGTTCGCCCATGCCGGCCCGCAGGAGCGCGGTGAGCAATGGCACCGCTACCGCAGGAGTGACGCCTTCCATCTTCCCCACCGGCTCAGTGATCGAATCGGCGAGCATCTTGTGGAAATCGCGCACCACCTCCGGACCGTACACAACATCGCGTGGCGAGCCACCCTGGACGCGGTGCTTGCGGCCACCTTCCTTGGCTACCGTCCCCTTCGCACCGGCACCCTTCGCGGCCGCCTCAGTGCCCTTAGCTTTGGCGTTTTTTCCGCCCTTGTAGCCCATCACGCCGATCAGCCAGCGGTGCCCTGTTTCCTCGGCGAGCTCGAGCGCCACACGCAGGTAGGTGAGCAAGCATTCGCGCGGATCCTCAACGCCTTCGAGTGCCTCGCTCACGGCGCTCTGCCAACGCGGAATGTAACGCGAAATCACGTGTTCGCGCAGATCATCAACCGATTCGACATACCGATAGATCGAGTTGCGCGCGATCCCGGCGCGCTGGGCTACGGCGCCCGCGGTGAGTTGCGCAACCCCGTGGTGGCGGAGAACGTCTTCAGCAGCATCGATGAGTTTTTCGAACATGTTGTCGTGGTGCTCTTTGACGGTCGGCGCCGCAATTTTTGGCGACACAATAGCCTCCTTTCCAGTTTTCTACACAGCCAGGATATACGAATTTCGGCGCTCCTGCGCGGCTTTCCAGCTACGGACACCCTAACGACGCCGGTGCGTGATTCACGCTCGACGCCGGTACGTAAAGTGGCGCCCGAACACCCTGTCCACGCTCAGCGCACCCCACGCCCGAGAACCGGCGTGCCCTAGATCTGCGTGTCAGTGTTGGCTTCGTATTCTTTGTCGAGCAAGGCAACGTCGTCGGGAACAACGAGCTGGGAGGCGACGGCGTATTCGACGAGCCGGGAACGCCGGTGGGTGGCGTTTCCGGTGGAATCGCTCTTCAGCCCGCGCACGCCGATGCCGGCGAGTTTGTCACACACGTTATCGAGTTTGCGGTTGAACTTGGTTTGAGTCCAGCCCAGGCGCGCGGCGGCTGCGGCCGACGTCGGAATGTCGGACGCGCCGGTACCGATGCGGGTGAGCCACGGCTCGGCAAGCGCCACGATCAGGAGTTTCTGCGACGGCGTGAGCGCCACCTGCCCGACGGTGGTCTGACCGACCTCGTCCTTGCCAGTGTTGGTGGTCTGGTAGACAGATTCGGGGATCGTAAGATCAATTTCGTAGGTGGTGGGGCCGGCCGTGAACACGAGGGACATGTTCTGCATGACGAGCGGCAGGCGCGTGCCGGGCCCAACCCACGATTGCATTTGCCCGGATGATTCCGCCACGGTCACTGCGATACGTGAACCAACGTTGGCAACCCACCACAGGCCGTCCTGGTAGGACAGTTCGAGGAAGTGGCGGTGGAGGAACGGATTGTCGTCGATCGCGAGATCGCCGACACGCCCGATCACGAAGACTTGCCCGGGGGTGACGTGGTAATACTCCCCGGCGAAGTCGATTTCCAGAGATGGACGAGTGTGCATTCCATCTGCTCCTTTCATTTCCCCTCACCGGCGACGCAGAGCGACGCCGGTGAGGATTCTTGCCCGCTGGGCGCGAGCGCTGTCACTTCCACACAGGTTGCGGCCTGCATAGCTGCGACGGTGGCCGTTTTCTCTTTGACCGTTTGCAGTTTTCCTTCGCCTTGCGGTTTGACGAGGAACGAGTAGCCCGCCTCCGGGTATTCCCATGTGAAGGTGACGTGCGTTCCATTCAGTTTACCTTGGAGGTTAGCGACGGGCACAACGTGGGTTGCAATTGGGTCTGCCCCTGTTGTGTACGTTTGGCTCGGCTGGGGTTCTACTGTACCCCCTCCGCGGGTAGAGAAAGCAATACCCGCGACGACCGACACAATGGCGAGCGATCCTGCGACGGCGGCGCTCACGCGGCGCCTGAGTTTGCGGTCTTTTGCTGTGAGCGGGCGATGCGTGGCCCGCGGCGAGGGGCGCGTGTCATGTTCGCCGGCGCGCGTAGGAACGGGCACAGTTTCGGGGCCGAAGTCGATTCGGTGGACGGCGGCGCGAGTGGCGTCGGCGTCGACGTCGGTGCTGCGGTTCGTGGTGACGGCGGACTGCGCGTAGCTGGGCACCTCGATCGGGGTGGGGACTTCGCCGAGCTTTTCTTGGATCGCGCCGAGCGCGTAGGCAAGTTCGAGCGCGGAGCCGAAGCGCGAGGCAGGGTCTTTCGCCATCGCGGTGGCAAGCGCGCGGGAAAGCTCGGGTGGGACGTCGCTACCGAGCGACGGTACAGGCGCACTGAGCACGCGCTTCATCGTGGCGACTTCGGAATTATCTCCACCGACGAGCGTGAACGGCGCATGCCCGACGAGCGCCGTATAGATCGTCGCCGCGAGGGAGTACACATCGCCTGCCACTCCGACGTCGCCTTCGCCGAGCGCCTGTTCCGGCGGCGCCCACGGCACGGAGAAGCCGACGGCGGGCGTGGCGGGCTCGTCGAGGACGTGGGCGATACCAAAATCGGTGAGTACAGGCGTGCCGTACGAGGTGAAGAGAATGTTCGCGGGCTTAATGTCGCGATGGACGACGCCGGCGCGGTGCATCGCTTCGACCGCTGCGGCGAGCTGGATCCCGAGTTCGAGCGCTTTGGCGAGTGAGAGTGGCTTGTCGGCGACGATCTCTGCCAGCGACGGCGGCGGGCAGTATTCCATCATCATGTACAGGCGCCCGTCGTGGGTTTCGCCAGCCCCGAACACGTTCGCGATATTTGGGTGGCCGGAGACTCGCGCCTGAATATCTGCTTCGCGGCGGAATGCGGCTTTGCGTTCCGGTTCGAGCCCGCGTTGGGTCACTTTGATGGCGACGCGACGCCGGGGCGTGGTCTGCTCGTAGAGGTAAACGTCGGCGAATCCGCCCGATGCCACGTACTCGAGGTAGGTTGCGCCTGGAATGATGGGCGCGGTTGCTGGCTTCCTCATTGGATTCTCACCTCGATTCGTACGCCGTCACCGAGGTCGAGGACGTCGCCGTCAAGCAGGCGCGTAGCGGTTGTGGTGGAAACGCGGGCAGGCTGCTCGCCTGGGCGCAACAGGTAAGTTCCGTTTCCGCTTTCAAGATCGATCACGCGCATCGCCCAGCCGGTGACGATCACGGCGGCGTGTGTGCGCGAGACCTGCTTATTTGGACTAGTCACGGGCAGGAGCGTGGGATGCTGGCCAGCTTGCCGCACAGGATCACGCCCGATCACAATGTCACGATAGACGGGTACAGACGTGCCTGTGTTCGTGATGAGCCGCCCAAGCACGGGCGGGTCGATCCACTCAGTTTCTTCCCCAACGGTCGCGCCACAGATCCGGCAGTAGACGGACGTGGGCGAGTTGGGGTGGCCGAACTCGCAGCGCGCGGCGAGCACCTGCCCTTCGTGGGCCTTGTGCACCGAGTCTGCTTCCGCCGACGTCGGTGCGCGGCGGGCGCGGACAGGTTCTTCTTTCTTGGCCCGATACTCTTCGAATTCGTCAACAAGTTCCTCGGCCGCTTCCGGGTCGAGTGTCATCGCGAGGTTATCGGAGGTCGGCACATCGAAATCGACGCGAATCGTAGGAGTAAGCGTGAAATCAATATCGATCGCACCGGCCGGCACCACGCCCGAATTCACAGGAAAAGCTCGCTGGGTTGGGGAGCCGAGCGTGAACGAGCCAACTGCCAGGCGA contains the following coding sequences:
- the hrpB gene encoding ATP-dependent helicase HrpB gives rise to the protein MRAFSGHALGARRGRGDYSAGVNSLEKLIANPPSLPVVEGLARMRATVRNFVVSAPPGSGKTTLVPPLLSAMVAGRVLVVSPRRIVARASARRVAALAGEHVGESVGFRVRGETRAGSRVEFVTPGVMLRLLMDDPSLEGVGAVVIDEFHERDLDTDLACAFVLDSQEVFREDLRVVIMSATLNAQRVAELVGGELVEVPGAVHEVRMEERVGPRALGATRSGAIVVEREFLAHVAGVVREAAAEFANDDAEGVSILVFAPGVREVAEIAGMLRSVPAVGPSGELPVYELHGGLDAREQDRVLAGGEACVIVATSIAESALTVPGVRVVVDSGLSREPRFDAASGIGGLVTVHADRAAMIQRAGRAGRLGPGVAYRCLPFATAESFAQPEIAIADVSGAALMAACWGAPGFEGLALMDQPPEANLAAALATLRALGAVDEEGHATERGRAFAQVPASPAIARALIDGASMFGGRAAARTAAALSLGVRPEGADLPAALAALGRAGKGARVAGVNAGEFEREVERLLRMVERGGVVAGALRQNLAYHPAQVSGSSHGNGYGSDSRADADERVAGVLALANPRWIARARGAGFVAAGGTGAILPTPSPLAGEEWLAIGALRRGQGRADAIIDSAAPISAELALAAGAPMIETRLETATDGGKVRAWEVRSLGTIELERRSVPASPEIMREARLAHIRRTGVGELPWSGDARVLRARLAFLHEVLGEPWPDVSDEALAASLENWLDVGAARPDVAAGLRNLLPWPEAAQFDELAPERIATPLGGARVSYETGRPTVRMKLQEAFGWTTAPRVGGQAAVPVTLELLSPAGRPLAVTSDLASFWAGPYAQVRAEMRGRYPRHPWPENPLEAQPTRRAKPRK
- a CDS encoding TetR/AcrR family transcriptional regulator, with the protein product MSPKIAAPTVKEHHDNMFEKLIDAAEDVLRHHGVAQLTAGAVAQRAGIARNSIYRYVESVDDLREHVISRYIPRWQSAVSEALEGVEDPRECLLTYLRVALELAEETGHRWLIGVMGYKGGKNAKAKGTEAAAKGAGAKGTVAKEGGRKHRVQGGSPRDVVYGPEVVRDFHKMLADSITEPVGKMEGVTPAVAVPLLTALLRAGMGELDEGCELSAVTHSVLAAAEAIIQPA
- a CDS encoding serine/threonine-protein kinase, whose product is MRKPATAPIIPGATYLEYVASGGFADVYLYEQTTPRRRVAIKVTQRGLEPERKAAFRREADIQARVSGHPNIANVFGAGETHDGRLYMMMEYCPPPSLAEIVADKPLSLAKALELGIQLAAAVEAMHRAGVVHRDIKPANILFTSYGTPVLTDFGIAHVLDEPATPAVGFSVPWAPPEQALGEGDVGVAGDVYSLAATIYTALVGHAPFTLVGGDNSEVATMKRVLSAPVPSLGSDVPPELSRALATAMAKDPASRFGSALELAYALGAIQEKLGEVPTPIEVPSYAQSAVTTNRSTDVDADATRAAVHRIDFGPETVPVPTRAGEHDTRPSPRATHRPLTAKDRKLRRRVSAAVAGSLAIVSVVAGIAFSTRGGGTVEPQPSQTYTTGADPIATHVVPVANLQGKLNGTHVTFTWEYPEAGYSFLVKPQGEGKLQTVKEKTATVAAMQAATCVEVTALAPSGQESSPASLCVAGEGK
- a CDS encoding FHA domain-containing protein; amino-acid sequence: MRARWYEGGYLAAVAPAGALLIATDVDVTEFYHALAGGASFNRVLDLLRRRWSSTVMPAFALVVHEGNDVRVAVRGGITVMHAGEVVRASRHVALWAEDRLAVGSFTLGSPTQRAFPVNSGVVPAGAIDIDFTLTPTIRVDFDVPTSDNLAMTLDPEAAEELVDEFEEYRAKKEEPVRARRAPTSAEADSVHKAHEGQVLAARCEFGHPNSPTSVYCRICGATVGEETEWIDPPVLGRLITNTGTSVPVYRDIVIGRDPVRQAGQHPTLLPVTSPNKQVSRTHAAVIVTGWAMRVIDLESGNGTYLLRPGEQPARVSTTTATRLLDGDVLDLGDGVRIEVRIQ